From the Accumulibacter sp. genome, one window contains:
- a CDS encoding tetratricopeptide repeat protein produces MHRCRRSSVVRDSSTAPPLKALGPEHPDTATSLNNLAALYQSMGRTDEALPLYQRTLAISEKALGPEHPGTAFPLNNLAGLYQAMGRHDQALPLEQRALAILARHGQSPVELAMSQGNLAELYARLDQPPVAIFYGKQSVNGFQTLRANLTRLDKDLQEGFLKKHEAYYSRLAGWLIDAGRLAEAQQVTTMLKEQELFELVRRDAASDPRTSQASLTGFEPGFARQFDTLASQLASAGRRLEELERKARHEPLTADR; encoded by the coding sequence GTGCACAGGTGCCGCAGGTCGAGCGTAGTCCGCGACTCATCCACGGCGCCACCTCTCAAGGCTCTTGGCCCCGAGCATCCGGACACCGCGACCTCGCTCAACAACCTCGCGGCGCTGTACCAGTCCATGGGCCGCACCGACGAGGCGCTGCCGCTCTACCAGCGCACGCTGGCGATCAGCGAAAAGGCCCTCGGCCCCGAGCATCCGGGCACCGCCTTCCCGCTCAACAACCTGGCGGGGCTGTACCAAGCCATGGGCCGCCACGACCAGGCGCTGCCGCTCGAACAGCGCGCGCTGGCGATCCTCGCCCGCCACGGCCAGAGCCCCGTCGAACTCGCGATGTCTCAGGGCAACCTCGCCGAGTTGTACGCCCGCCTCGACCAGCCACCCGTCGCGATCTTCTACGGCAAGCAGTCGGTCAACGGTTTCCAGACGCTGCGCGCCAACCTCACCCGCCTCGACAAGGATCTCCAGGAAGGATTCCTGAAGAAACACGAGGCGTACTACAGCCGCCTCGCCGGCTGGCTGATCGACGCCGGACGCCTCGCCGAAGCGCAGCAGGTCACCACGATGCTCAAGGAACAGGAACTGTTCGAACTCGTCCGCCGCGACGCGGCGTCCGACCCGCGCACCTCGCAGGCCAGCCTGACCGGCTTCGAGCCCGGTTTCGCCCGGCAGTTCGACACCCTCGCCAGCCAGCTCGCCAGCGCCGGCCGCCGCCTCGAGGAACTCGAGCGCAAGGCCCGCCACGAACCGCTGACCGCTGACCGCTGA